A genomic segment from Peromyscus maniculatus bairdii isolate BWxNUB_F1_BW_parent chromosome 11, HU_Pman_BW_mat_3.1, whole genome shotgun sequence encodes:
- the LOC102911632 gene encoding intelectin-1a-like, with translation MTMSQLSFLLFIILATRSCSAVEEKLDTNRWANPVSASLFRSCKEIKQKMTGAQDGLYFLHTKNGVIYQTFCDMTTAGGGWTLVASVHENNMLGKCTVGDRWSSQQGNRIDYPEGDGNWANYNTFGSVEGATSDDYKNPGYFDIQAENLGIWHVPNKTPLQNWRNSSLLRYRTYCGFLQHVDNNLFGLFQKYPVKYGAGKCWTDNGPAFPVIYDYGDAQKTASYYSPSGQNEFTAGYIQFRVFNNEGASNALCAGMKVTGCNTEFHCIGGGGYFPEGNPRQCGDFSAFDWNGYGTHNAYSSSRDITEAAIFLFYH, from the exons ATGACCATGAGCCAActcagcttcctgctgtttaTCATCCTGGCCACCAGAAGTTGCAGTGCTG TTGAAGAGAAACTGGATACCAACAGATGGGCCaatcctgtgtctgcctctctgttcAGAAGCTGCAAGGAAATCAAGCAGAAGATGACTGGGGCACAAG ATGGCCTCTATTTCCTCCACACAAAGAATGGTGTCATCTACCAGACCTTCTGTGACATGACCACTGCAGGtggtggctggaccctggtggCCAGTGTGCATGAGAACAACATGCTTGGGAAGTGCACAGTGGGCGATCGCTGGTCCAGTCAGCAAGGCAACAGAATCGACTACCCAGAGGGGGATGGCAACTGGGCCAACTACAACACCTTTGGGTCTGTAGAGGGGGCCACAAGTGATGACTACAAG AACCCTGGCTACTTCGACATCCAGGCTGAGAACCTGGGTATCTGGCATGTGCCCAACAAGACTCCCCTGCAAAATTGGAGGAACAGCTCCCTGCTGAGGTACCGTACCTACTGTGGCTTTCTACAGCATGTGGACAATAATCTATTTGGACTGTTCCAG AAGTACCCAGTGAAATATGGAGCAGGGAAGTGTTGGACTGACAATGGTCCAGCTTTCCCTGTGATCTATGACTATGGTGATGCTCAGAAGACAGCCTCTTATTACTCCCCCAGTGGCCAGA ATGAATTCACTGCAGGATACATCCAATTCAGAGTGTTTAATAATGAAGGAGCATCCAATGCCTTGTGTGCTGGGATGAAGGTCACTGGATGTAACACTGAGTTT CACTGTATTGGTGGAGGGGGATACTTCCCAGAAGGTAACCCTCGGCAGTGTGGAGACTTCTCTGCATTTGATTGGAATGGTTATGGAACTCACAATGCATACAGCAGTAGCCGGGATATAACTGAAGCAGCCATATTTCTGTTCTATCATTGA